One genomic segment of Pyruvatibacter mobilis includes these proteins:
- a CDS encoding GIY-YIG nuclease family protein — protein sequence MAFFVYILTNRKHGTLYVGHTDDLALRLETHRSWAVPGFTKAQGLGRLVYFEQHDSREAARKRERRLKHWLRAWKIQLIEDVNPEWRDLSADLL from the coding sequence ATGGCGTTCTTTGTGTACATCCTCACCAACCGCAAGCACGGCACCCTTTATGTGGGGCATACGGATGATCTCGCGCTGCGGCTGGAAACCCACCGGAGTTGGGCTGTGCCCGGCTTTACGAAGGCGCAGGGGCTGGGGCGTCTCGTTTATTTCGAGCAGCATGACAGCCGGGAGGCCGCACGCAAGCGGGAGCGGCGGCTGAAACACTGGTTGCGGGCGTGGAAAATTCAGCTGATCGAGGACGTGAATCCGGAGTGGCGGGATTTATCGGCTGACCTGTTGTGA
- a CDS encoding ribonucleoside-diphosphate reductase subunit alpha produces MFQTQAVQFEKRGRVEVDRSRDALLTDFGRETLVDRYLMPGESFQDLFARVASYYGDDDAHAQRIYDYISNLWFMPATPVLSNGGTERGLPISCFLNEANDSLDGIVGLWNENVWLAAKGGGIGSYWGNLRSIGETVGGVGKTSGIIPFIRVMDSLTLAISQGSLRRGSAAVYLDVNHPEIEEFIELRRPTGGDPNRKALNLHHGIVISDAFMRAVENDEEWALVSPKNGTVMRTVGARDLWIRILTARIETGEPYMLFGDHVNKAIPEHHKLAGLNVKMSNLCSEITLPTGIDHLGEERTAVCCLSSVNAETFDEWVNEELFIEDIMRFLDNVLQDFIDRAPDAMARARYAAMRERSVGLGVMGLHSYFQSKMIPFESVMAKVWNKRIFKHIDEHASAASRKLAEERGPCPDAADYGIMERFSNKTAIAPTASISIICGGTSAGIEPFAANAYTHKTLSGSFSVRNKYLKQLLAEKGHDDADTWSSITINGGSVQHLDFLTQDEKDVFKTAFEIDQRWVVEHAGDRSEHIDQSQSVNVFLPADVHKRDLHQIHMLAWKRGVKSLYYCRSLSIQRAEKHEAAPAVTETPDVAKLPLRQLDDLPLAAAAADGRPVAINPAETNDYDECLACQ; encoded by the coding sequence ATGTTTCAGACGCAGGCAGTACAGTTCGAAAAGCGCGGCCGGGTCGAGGTGGATCGCTCCCGCGATGCGCTGCTGACCGATTTCGGTCGCGAGACCCTGGTGGACCGGTATCTGATGCCGGGCGAAAGCTTCCAGGATCTGTTTGCGCGCGTGGCCTCCTATTACGGCGACGACGACGCCCACGCCCAGCGCATCTACGATTACATCTCCAATCTGTGGTTCATGCCCGCAACGCCCGTGCTGTCCAATGGCGGCACCGAGCGCGGCCTGCCCATCTCCTGCTTCCTCAACGAAGCCAATGACAGCCTCGACGGCATTGTCGGCCTGTGGAACGAGAATGTGTGGCTCGCGGCCAAGGGCGGCGGCATCGGCTCCTACTGGGGCAATCTGCGCTCGATTGGCGAGACCGTCGGCGGCGTCGGCAAGACCTCCGGCATCATTCCCTTCATCCGCGTGATGGATTCCCTCACCCTGGCCATTTCGCAGGGCTCCCTGCGCCGCGGCTCGGCTGCCGTCTATCTCGACGTCAACCACCCGGAGATCGAGGAATTCATCGAGCTGCGCCGCCCCACCGGCGGTGACCCCAACCGCAAGGCACTGAACCTGCACCACGGCATCGTCATCTCCGACGCCTTCATGCGCGCCGTCGAGAACGACGAAGAATGGGCGCTGGTCAGCCCGAAGAACGGCACCGTCATGCGCACCGTCGGCGCGCGTGACCTCTGGATCCGCATCCTCACCGCCCGCATCGAGACGGGCGAGCCCTACATGCTGTTCGGCGACCACGTGAACAAGGCCATTCCCGAGCACCACAAGCTCGCCGGCCTCAACGTGAAGATGTCGAACCTCTGCTCCGAGATCACCCTGCCCACCGGCATCGATCATCTCGGCGAAGAGCGCACCGCCGTGTGCTGCCTGTCCTCGGTCAATGCCGAGACCTTCGACGAATGGGTGAACGAGGAATTGTTCATCGAGGACATCATGCGGTTCCTCGACAATGTGCTGCAGGACTTCATCGACCGCGCACCGGACGCCATGGCACGCGCCCGCTACGCCGCCATGCGCGAGCGCTCCGTGGGCCTCGGCGTCATGGGCCTGCACTCCTATTTCCAGTCCAAGATGATCCCGTTTGAAAGCGTGATGGCCAAGGTCTGGAACAAGCGCATCTTCAAGCATATCGACGAGCACGCCTCTGCCGCTTCACGCAAGCTGGCCGAAGAGCGCGGGCCGTGCCCGGATGCCGCTGATTACGGCATCATGGAGCGCTTCTCCAACAAGACCGCGATTGCGCCCACCGCCTCGATCTCGATCATCTGCGGCGGCACGTCGGCAGGCATCGAGCCGTTCGCGGCCAATGCATACACCCACAAGACCCTGTCCGGCTCCTTCAGTGTGCGGAACAAGTATCTGAAGCAGCTTCTCGCCGAGAAGGGCCATGACGACGCCGACACCTGGTCGTCGATCACCATCAATGGCGGCTCGGTGCAGCACCTGGATTTCCTGACCCAGGACGAGAAGGACGTCTTCAAGACCGCCTTCGAGATCGACCAGCGCTGGGTGGTGGAGCATGCCGGTGATCGGTCCGAGCACATCGACCAGTCCCAGTCGGTCAACGTGTTCCTGCCGGCAGATGTCCACAAGCGCGACCTGCACCAGATCCACATGCTGGCCTGGAAGCGCGGTGTGAAGTCGCTCTATTACTGCCGCTCCCTGTCAATCCAGCGCGCCGAAAAGCACGAGGCTGCCCCGGCGGTGACCGAAACACCGGACGTCGCCAAGCTGCCCCTGCGCCAGCTCGACGACCTGCCGCTCGCCGCTGCCGCCGCCGACGGCCGCCCGGTCGCCATCAACCCGGCGGAGACCAACGATTACGACGAGTGCCTCGCCTGCCAGTAA
- a CDS encoding TetR/AcrR family transcriptional regulator, protein MSSKSPDTKSRLLDAAVTLLEEGDVTIRMADVARAAGISRQALYLHFPTRADLLVAAARHVETLKGMEQRLAPSRAAASGLKRLDAYIDAWAQWQPEIHGLAKALMAMLPTDDAARAAWDDRMRAHREGCEAAVKALSKDGSLAPDHTIRQATDILWMLLSLRNWELLTQDCGWSQKRYRDQTKQMARQLLVAA, encoded by the coding sequence ATGTCAAGCAAATCACCTGATACGAAATCGCGCCTCCTCGATGCGGCCGTCACCCTGCTGGAAGAGGGCGACGTGACCATCCGCATGGCGGACGTGGCCCGCGCCGCGGGCATCAGCCGCCAGGCGCTCTACCTTCATTTCCCCACCCGTGCCGATCTGCTGGTGGCCGCCGCCCGCCACGTGGAAACCCTGAAAGGCATGGAACAGCGCCTCGCCCCCAGCCGGGCGGCCGCCTCAGGCCTCAAGCGCCTCGACGCCTATATCGACGCCTGGGCCCAGTGGCAGCCGGAAATCCACGGCCTCGCCAAGGCTCTCATGGCCATGTTGCCAACCGATGACGCCGCCCGCGCGGCCTGGGACGACCGCATGCGTGCCCATCGCGAAGGCTGCGAGGCGGCGGTGAAGGCGCTGTCGAAAGACGGGTCCCTCGCCCCGGACCACACCATCCGTCAGGCCACGGATATTCTGTGGATGCTGCTGTCCCTCAGGAACTGGGAGCTGCTGACCCAGGACTGCGGCTGGTCGCAGAAGCGCTACCGGGATCAAACCAAACAGATGGCCCGCCAGTTATTGGTAGCGGCGTAG
- the pip gene encoding prolyl aminopeptidase, protein MPDTSSTARRRENYPEITPFRTGRLKVSDLHELHYEECGNPDGKPALVLHGGPGGGTNPTMRRTHDPDHYRIILFDQRGCGRSTPYAELHENTTWDLVADIERLREHLGIDKWQVTGGSWGSALALAYAETHPGRVTEMVLRGIFTLRKCELDWFYGGEIGVNGTGALFPEAFEKYVAPIPPAERGDMIAAYYARLTSDDRAVRMEAARAWSTWEGSTLSLLPDPDREARFGSDDFAEAFARIECHYFINKGFFERDDQLIADAHKLKGIPCVLVQGRYDVVTPMMTAWALKQAWPEAELRIVPDAGHTATEPGIVHEFVTATDRFR, encoded by the coding sequence ATGCCGGACACGTCTTCCACAGCCCGCCGCCGGGAAAACTATCCCGAGATCACCCCCTTCCGGACCGGGCGACTCAAGGTCTCCGACCTGCATGAACTCCACTATGAGGAATGCGGCAATCCGGACGGCAAGCCGGCGCTGGTGCTGCACGGGGGGCCGGGCGGCGGCACCAACCCGACCATGCGCCGCACCCATGACCCGGACCATTACCGCATCATCCTGTTCGACCAGCGCGGCTGCGGGCGGTCCACGCCCTATGCGGAGCTGCATGAGAATACCACCTGGGACCTGGTGGCGGATATCGAGCGCCTGCGGGAGCATCTGGGCATCGACAAATGGCAGGTGACCGGCGGGTCCTGGGGCTCGGCGCTGGCGCTGGCCTATGCGGAAACCCATCCAGGGCGCGTCACTGAAATGGTGCTGCGCGGCATCTTCACGCTCAGGAAGTGCGAGCTGGACTGGTTTTATGGCGGCGAGATCGGCGTCAACGGCACGGGCGCGCTGTTTCCGGAAGCGTTCGAGAAATATGTAGCGCCGATTCCGCCGGCGGAGCGGGGCGACATGATTGCGGCCTATTACGCGCGGCTGACCAGCGATGACCGGGCCGTGCGCATGGAAGCGGCCCGCGCCTGGAGCACCTGGGAAGGATCGACCCTGTCCCTGCTGCCGGACCCGGACCGGGAGGCCCGTTTCGGCTCGGACGACTTCGCGGAGGCTTTCGCCCGCATCGAATGCCACTATTTCATCAATAAGGGCTTTTTCGAACGCGACGACCAACTGATCGCCGACGCGCACAAGCTCAAGGGCATTCCCTGCGTGCTCGTGCAGGGCCGTTACGACGTGGTAACGCCGATGATGACAGCATGGGCGCTGAAACAGGCCTGGCCGGAAGCCGAGCTGCGCATCGTGCCCGATGCGGGGCACACGGCGACGGAGCCGGGCATCGTGCATGAATTCGTGACGGCGACGGACAGGTTCAGATGA
- a CDS encoding DUF2336 domain-containing protein gives MTDGLSVEDVKRLARDNSAHNRESALTKIGQLVAEGRLSQAEARIAEDVVTRMADDAEVLVRRALARQLALYPLLPTEMAEKLARDVDEVSVPVLQHWPHLSDDLLVSVIEEQVESKQVAIAQREEVSERVSGALIDTGNSTVVGVLLENEGARISADALHKALADHQDHDRIPVLVAKRPNLEPETCLRCVSLMVADQLETDVANEMRRYLVHQQHLPDEMASEIVAHAREQAVAEMTSAEVDDSKVEDFVGVLMKAGRLTPTMLIRSLCSGDLRFVEMAFARLAKTTRSHVAAAMKPGNGEVFKTIYDDTRLPRNLRPAFAAAMAAAHEERDRVGADGRMDPDHYVPTVVAGIVSAYGTVAPAELDHVLAELGRELKREKEAAFDSRAKLRI, from the coding sequence ATGACTGACGGGCTGAGTGTCGAAGACGTGAAGCGGCTGGCGCGGGACAATTCCGCCCATAACCGTGAATCCGCGCTAACCAAGATCGGCCAGCTGGTGGCGGAAGGCCGCCTGAGCCAAGCCGAAGCCCGGATCGCCGAAGACGTCGTCACCCGCATGGCCGATGACGCGGAAGTGCTGGTGCGCCGGGCCCTGGCGCGGCAACTGGCGCTCTATCCGCTGCTGCCCACCGAGATGGCCGAGAAGCTGGCCCGCGACGTGGACGAGGTGAGTGTGCCGGTGCTGCAGCACTGGCCGCACCTGTCTGATGATCTGCTGGTATCCGTCATCGAGGAACAGGTGGAATCCAAGCAGGTCGCCATCGCCCAGCGCGAGGAGGTGTCCGAGCGCGTGTCCGGCGCGCTGATCGACACTGGTAACTCCACCGTGGTCGGCGTGCTTCTGGAAAATGAAGGCGCGCGCATTTCAGCCGATGCCCTGCACAAGGCGCTGGCTGACCACCAGGACCATGACCGCATTCCCGTCCTTGTTGCCAAGCGGCCCAACCTCGAGCCTGAGACCTGCCTGCGCTGCGTCTCGCTGATGGTGGCCGACCAGCTTGAGACGGATGTCGCCAACGAGATGCGCCGCTATCTGGTGCATCAGCAGCACCTGCCTGACGAGATGGCGTCCGAGATCGTCGCCCATGCACGTGAGCAGGCCGTGGCCGAGATGACCTCCGCTGAGGTCGATGACAGCAAGGTCGAGGATTTTGTCGGGGTGCTGATGAAGGCCGGGCGGCTGACGCCCACCATGCTCATCCGCTCCCTGTGCTCGGGCGACCTGCGCTTTGTCGAGATGGCTTTCGCGCGGCTGGCCAAGACCACGCGCTCGCATGTGGCCGCGGCGATGAAGCCGGGCAATGGCGAGGTCTTCAAGACCATCTATGATGATACGCGCCTGCCGCGCAATCTGCGTCCGGCCTTTGCGGCTGCCATGGCCGCCGCCCATGAGGAGCGCGACCGGGTGGGGGCCGACGGGCGCATGGACCCGGACCATTACGTGCCCACCGTGGTGGCGGGCATTGTCTCCGCCTATGGCACGGTGGCCCCGGCGGAGCTCGACCATGTGCTGGCCGAGCTTGGCCGTGAGCTGAAGCGCGAGAAGGAAGCAGCCTTCGATTCCCGCGCCAAGCTGCGCATCTGA
- a CDS encoding ribonucleotide-diphosphate reductase subunit beta gives MTLLDERLTYKPFRYPWAYESWLTQQRIHWLPEEVPMAEDVKDWHHKLDDKERHLLTQIFRFFVQADVEVNNCYMKHYMGVFKPTEVLMMLSAFSNMETIHVAAYSHLLDTLGMPEVEYEAFLKYAEMKDKYDFMQQWGVETKSDVAKTLAVFGGFTEGVQLFASFAVLMNFPRFNKMKGMGQIVTWSARDESLHCNSILRLFRTWVDEFPDCWDEQTQRDVYKACETIIHHEDAFIDLAFEMGGVEGLEPEEVKRYIRYIADRRLGQIRLQPIYGIDKNPLPWMDEMLNGIEHTNFFENRATEYSKASTRGSWDEAFAD, from the coding sequence ATGACCCTCCTCGACGAACGCCTCACCTACAAGCCCTTCCGCTATCCGTGGGCCTATGAGTCCTGGCTCACCCAGCAGCGCATTCACTGGCTGCCGGAAGAAGTGCCCATGGCCGAGGACGTCAAGGACTGGCACCACAAGCTGGACGACAAGGAGCGCCACCTGCTGACGCAGATCTTCCGCTTCTTCGTGCAGGCCGATGTGGAAGTGAACAACTGCTACATGAAGCACTATATGGGCGTGTTCAAACCCACCGAAGTGCTGATGATGCTGTCGGCCTTCTCCAACATGGAAACCATCCATGTGGCCGCCTATTCCCACCTGCTCGATACGCTGGGCATGCCGGAAGTGGAATACGAAGCCTTCCTCAAATATGCCGAGATGAAGGACAAGTACGACTTCATGCAGCAATGGGGTGTGGAGACGAAGTCCGACGTTGCCAAGACGCTGGCAGTGTTCGGCGGCTTCACCGAGGGCGTGCAGCTGTTCGCATCCTTCGCCGTGCTGATGAACTTCCCGCGCTTCAACAAGATGAAGGGCATGGGGCAGATCGTTACCTGGTCGGCCCGCGATGAAAGCCTGCACTGCAACTCGATCCTGCGCCTGTTCCGCACCTGGGTGGACGAGTTCCCCGATTGCTGGGACGAGCAGACCCAGCGCGATGTCTACAAGGCATGTGAAACCATCATCCACCACGAGGACGCCTTCATCGACCTCGCCTTCGAGATGGGCGGCGTCGAAGGCCTCGAGCCGGAAGAGGTGAAGCGCTACATCCGCTACATCGCCGACCGCCGCCTCGGCCAGATCCGCCTGCAGCCGATCTACGGCATCGACAAGAACCCGCTGCCCTGGATGGACGAGATGCTCAACGGCATCGAGCACACCAACTTCTTCGAAAACCGCGCCACGGAATATTCCAAGGCCTCCACCCGCGGCAGCTGGGATGAAGCCTTCGCAGACTGA
- a CDS encoding LysR substrate-binding domain-containing protein — protein MISTKQLVYFDAVARLKHFGRAAEDCAVSQPALSMQIQELERELGVPLIERGRSITLTAAGEDVARRAAGVLHELAAMRAAVAEQRAPLSGRLRLGVIPSIAPYLLPAVLPRLKAEYPKLELRIRETLTDYLLAQLEDGTLDVALLALPIAEAGIETLPLFDDAFLLASPADSPKPRGRRAKLDQLDAAPLLLLEEGHCLREQALSFCSLRDIENVDSFGASSLSTLVQMVAAGLGQTLLPEMSVGVEGTREGVRLMRFQAPEPSRQIGLAFRKTSPLRADFDALGAVISEARTAPAT, from the coding sequence GAGGATTGCGCGGTGTCGCAGCCGGCGCTGTCGATGCAGATACAGGAGTTGGAGCGTGAGCTGGGCGTGCCGCTGATCGAGCGGGGGCGCAGCATCACGCTGACGGCGGCGGGCGAGGACGTGGCGCGAAGGGCCGCAGGCGTGCTGCATGAGCTGGCCGCCATGCGCGCGGCGGTGGCGGAGCAGCGGGCGCCGCTGTCGGGCCGGCTGCGGCTGGGGGTCATCCCTTCCATCGCGCCCTATCTGCTGCCTGCGGTGCTGCCCCGGCTGAAGGCGGAGTATCCGAAGCTTGAACTGCGCATCCGCGAGACGCTGACGGATTATCTGTTGGCGCAGCTGGAGGACGGGACGCTGGACGTGGCGCTGCTGGCGCTGCCGATTGCCGAGGCGGGGATCGAGACATTGCCGCTGTTCGACGATGCCTTTCTGCTGGCCAGCCCCGCCGACAGCCCCAAGCCGCGGGGACGGCGGGCAAAGCTCGACCAGCTTGACGCCGCGCCGCTGTTGTTGCTGGAGGAAGGCCACTGCCTGCGCGAGCAGGCGCTGAGCTTCTGCAGCCTGCGCGACATCGAGAATGTGGACAGCTTCGGCGCCTCCAGCCTGTCGACGCTGGTGCAGATGGTGGCAGCGGGGCTGGGGCAGACGCTGCTGCCGGAGATGAGCGTTGGTGTGGAAGGCACGCGGGAGGGCGTGCGGCTGATGCGCTTCCAGGCGCCGGAGCCGTCACGGCAGATCGGGCTCGCCTTCCGCAAGACCTCGCCCTTGCGGGCGGATTTCGACGCGCTGGGGGCGGTGATCAGCGAGGCCCGCACGGCGCCGGCGACCTAG
- a CDS encoding SDR family NAD(P)-dependent oxidoreductase: protein MDLGLKGKKAIVTGGTRGIGRAIAELLAEEGCDVAICARNADQIADAVKEMADRHGTKIWGEVADIADADSLKGFITRAGEELGGIDVLVSNASALAIGNAEDAWQNGLSIDILGAVRSVDAALPQLKASAEKTGDAAIIRIGSVSSVSATEPSAYGAVKGAMVHYVKGLAKKLAPEHVRANVVSPGTVYFKGGVWHMVEENMPEIFKENLGRNPMGRMATPEDIANATVFLASPRSCFTTGINMLVDGAITDRVNY, encoded by the coding sequence ATGGATCTCGGACTGAAGGGCAAGAAGGCCATCGTCACCGGCGGCACCCGCGGCATCGGCCGCGCCATCGCCGAATTGCTGGCGGAAGAAGGCTGCGACGTGGCGATCTGCGCCCGCAACGCCGATCAGATCGCCGACGCCGTAAAGGAAATGGCGGACAGGCACGGCACGAAAATCTGGGGTGAGGTGGCCGACATCGCCGACGCGGACAGCCTCAAGGGTTTCATCACGCGGGCGGGCGAGGAGCTGGGCGGCATTGATGTGCTGGTATCCAACGCCTCCGCCCTTGCGATCGGCAATGCGGAAGACGCCTGGCAGAACGGCCTGTCGATCGACATTCTCGGCGCCGTCCGCTCTGTGGACGCCGCCCTGCCGCAGCTCAAGGCCTCCGCTGAGAAGACAGGCGACGCCGCAATCATCCGCATCGGCTCGGTGTCATCGGTGTCGGCAACCGAACCGTCCGCCTACGGAGCCGTGAAGGGCGCCATGGTGCATTACGTGAAGGGGCTGGCGAAGAAGCTGGCGCCCGAGCATGTGCGCGCCAATGTGGTGTCTCCGGGCACGGTCTATTTCAAGGGCGGCGTCTGGCACATGGTGGAAGAAAACATGCCGGAGATCTTCAAGGAAAATCTCGGCCGCAACCCCATGGGCCGCATGGCGACGCCGGAAGACATCGCCAATGCGACGGTGTTCCTCGCAAGCCCGCGCTCATGCTTCACAACCGGCATCAACATGCTGGTGGACGGTGCGATCACCGACCGGGTGAATTACTGA
- a CDS encoding NAD(P)H-dependent oxidoreductase, with translation MMGKKVFIWLAHPRADSLCGAMADAYGRGAEGAGAEIRRLNLGEMHFAPAFTGYDDPYAKEQAALEPDLRAWQEAIAWADHVVVVHPYWWGGMPAMAKAVIDRALQPGFGYKYRRRSVMWDKLLTGRTGDVIITSDTPPWLDTLLYRKPGRRVMVNQILGFCGIKVKNALQVGTVKTASERKIAGWIKKAERLGAKAA, from the coding sequence ATGATGGGAAAGAAGGTGTTCATCTGGCTGGCGCATCCGCGCGCCGACAGCCTGTGCGGCGCGATGGCGGACGCCTATGGGCGGGGCGCGGAGGGCGCGGGCGCCGAGATCCGGCGGCTCAATCTCGGCGAGATGCATTTCGCGCCGGCCTTCACCGGCTATGACGACCCCTACGCCAAGGAGCAAGCCGCGTTGGAGCCTGATTTGCGCGCCTGGCAGGAGGCGATTGCCTGGGCCGACCATGTGGTGGTGGTGCATCCCTATTGGTGGGGCGGCATGCCGGCGATGGCGAAAGCCGTGATCGACCGGGCGCTGCAGCCGGGCTTCGGCTACAAATACCGCCGCCGCAGCGTGATGTGGGACAAGCTGCTGACCGGCCGCACGGGCGACGTGATCATCACCTCCGACACCCCGCCCTGGCTCGACACCCTGCTCTACCGCAAACCTGGCCGCCGGGTGATGGTGAACCAGATCCTGGGCTTCTGCGGCATCAAGGTGAAGAACGCCCTGCAGGTGGGCACGGTGAAGACCGCGAGCGAGCGGAAGATCGCAGGGTGGATCAAGAAGGCCGAACGGCTGGGGGCGAAGGCTGCGTGA
- the sppA gene encoding signal peptide peptidase SppA, translating into MSPIQDRPPNSGGGTGGGANGGDSATGWSNPFANPRIPRETTSLQGGPASDGRQSKGRQSAMRQFFITVAAVLTALLLAIFIVPFVLIGIFASSVTPDVEPLPERKVLMLDLREPIFQQPAPAFFAFAGEAAPLNLKGLHESLLAAADDKSVAGLYIRGGDGLVSATMAGEIIEALAPFKAAGKPVYGFAQDIVPQALGDYQVLAQADTITMQPTGSFMPAGLTARFAYAREALDEIGVTPEKVAYREYKGAFDTFTETKMSPPQREANQRLVDVLYDAMAQSIAEARDFAPADLDAALERAPFGAPEAVKAGLADRLAYERELEIQMLDEAGSDSDLVRLGAYAHSLTDGPLSDEGPVIAVVYGEGPIMPGESQPLNPFGGEPVIGSDTMAAAILEASEDVNVKAILVRINSPGGSASASDQVWDAIRAAQANGTPVIASMGEVAASGGYYIPAGADMIIAHPTTVTGSIGVIGGKFSIGGLLDKVGVNIDAVSTTQNADIWANDTRFTEAQRARFAAWLGGAYEDFKDRVATGRDLTAEQTEALAKGRIWAGLDARDKGLVDRLGGLGTAVAAARELAELEADASVQLRTFPRPRTLQEEIFGIALNADSAARALTLLSALAEHPDIAAVLGEMAASSADGAQARARVPQLQ; encoded by the coding sequence ATGAGCCCGATACAGGACAGGCCCCCAAATAGTGGCGGGGGCACCGGCGGCGGGGCCAATGGTGGTGACAGCGCCACGGGCTGGTCCAACCCGTTCGCCAATCCGCGCATCCCGCGCGAAACAACTTCCCTGCAGGGAGGCCCGGCCTCCGACGGCAGACAATCGAAAGGCAGGCAGAGCGCCATGCGTCAGTTCTTCATCACCGTGGCAGCCGTCCTGACGGCGTTGCTGCTGGCCATCTTCATCGTGCCCTTCGTGCTCATCGGCATTTTCGCGTCTTCGGTGACACCGGATGTGGAGCCGCTGCCCGAACGCAAGGTGCTGATGCTTGATCTGCGCGAGCCCATCTTCCAGCAGCCCGCACCGGCCTTCTTCGCGTTTGCCGGCGAGGCGGCGCCGCTCAACCTCAAGGGCCTGCATGAAAGCCTGCTTGCGGCCGCCGACGACAAGAGCGTGGCGGGTCTTTACATCCGCGGCGGCGACGGGCTGGTGTCGGCCACCATGGCGGGCGAGATCATCGAGGCGCTGGCGCCGTTCAAGGCCGCGGGCAAACCTGTCTATGGCTTTGCGCAGGACATCGTTCCGCAGGCGCTGGGCGACTACCAGGTGCTGGCGCAGGCGGACACGATCACCATGCAGCCGACCGGCAGCTTCATGCCGGCGGGCCTCACCGCGCGCTTTGCCTATGCGCGCGAGGCGCTGGACGAGATCGGCGTGACGCCGGAGAAGGTTGCCTATCGCGAATATAAAGGCGCGTTCGACACCTTCACCGAAACCAAAATGTCGCCGCCCCAGCGCGAGGCGAACCAGCGGCTGGTGGATGTGCTGTACGATGCCATGGCGCAATCCATCGCCGAGGCCCGTGACTTCGCCCCCGCCGACCTTGATGCCGCCCTGGAGCGCGCGCCCTTCGGGGCACCGGAAGCCGTGAAGGCGGGGCTGGCGGACCGGCTGGCCTATGAGCGCGAGCTTGAAATCCAGATGCTGGACGAGGCAGGCAGCGATTCAGATCTCGTGCGCCTGGGGGCCTATGCCCATTCCCTCACCGACGGCCCGCTGTCCGACGAGGGACCGGTCATCGCCGTCGTCTATGGCGAGGGGCCGATCATGCCGGGCGAGAGCCAGCCCCTGAACCCCTTCGGCGGTGAGCCCGTCATCGGCTCGGACACCATGGCGGCAGCCATTCTGGAAGCGTCGGAGGATGTGAACGTCAAGGCGATCCTGGTGCGGATCAATTCGCCGGGCGGTTCGGCATCGGCCTCCGACCAGGTATGGGACGCGATCCGCGCGGCCCAGGCTAACGGCACGCCGGTGATCGCGTCCATGGGCGAGGTCGCAGCGTCCGGCGGCTACTACATCCCGGCCGGGGCGGACATGATCATCGCCCACCCGACCACGGTCACCGGGTCGATCGGCGTCATCGGCGGCAAGTTCTCCATCGGCGGGCTGCTGGACAAGGTGGGCGTCAATATCGACGCGGTCTCCACCACACAGAATGCCGATATCTGGGCCAACGACACCCGTTTCACCGAGGCACAGCGGGCCCGCTTCGCTGCCTGGCTGGGGGGTGCCTATGAGGACTTCAAGGACCGGGTGGCGACCGGCCGCGACCTGACGGCGGAGCAGACCGAGGCGCTGGCCAAGGGCCGCATCTGGGCCGGGCTCGATGCCAGGGACAAGGGCCTCGTTGACCGGCTGGGCGGGCTTGGCACCGCCGTGGCCGCAGCGCGCGAGCTGGCGGAGCTTGAGGCGGATGCCAGCGTGCAGCTGCGCACTTTCCCGCGGCCGCGCACCCTGCAGGAGGAGATCTTCGGCATTGCGCTCAATGCTGACAGCGCCGCCCGCGCCCTCACCCTGCTCTCCGCCCTTGCCGAGCACCCGGACATCGCCGCCGTGCTGGGCGAGATGGCGGCCAGCAGCGCGGACGGTGCCCAGGCACGGGCGCGGGTGCCGCAGCTGCAATAG